The following proteins are encoded in a genomic region of Pikeienuella piscinae:
- a CDS encoding thymidine kinase: MAKLYFNYSTMNAGKTTALLQASHNYVERGMTTFLLTAALDERAGAGMIGSRIGLKAPAETFAPEDDLFRRIEARKRHGPLHCVLVDEAQFLEEEQVWQLARVADDLSIPVMCYGLRTDFRGALFPGSATLLAIADNLREVRTICWCGSKATMVVRIGAGGAVEEEGDQIAIGDDIYVSLCRRHWRERRLAGA, encoded by the coding sequence ATGGCCAAGCTCTATTTCAACTATTCGACGATGAACGCCGGCAAGACCACGGCGCTGCTTCAGGCCTCGCACAACTATGTCGAGCGGGGAATGACGACATTTCTGCTCACCGCCGCTCTGGACGAGCGGGCCGGGGCGGGAATGATCGGATCGCGGATCGGGCTGAAGGCGCCGGCGGAGACCTTCGCCCCGGAGGACGACCTCTTCCGGCGGATCGAGGCGCGAAAGCGCCACGGCCCGCTCCATTGCGTGCTGGTCGACGAGGCGCAGTTTCTCGAGGAGGAGCAGGTCTGGCAGCTTGCCCGAGTCGCCGACGATCTCTCCATTCCGGTGATGTGCTACGGGCTGCGCACTGATTTCCGCGGCGCGCTCTTTCCCGGCTCCGCCACGCTTCTCGCCATCGCCGACAACTTGCGCGAGGTGCGGACGATCTGCTGGTGCGGCTCGAAGGCGACGATGGTTGTGCGGATCGGCGCCGGCGGCGCAGTCGAGGAGGAGGGGGATCAGATCGCGATCGGCGACGACATCTATGTCTCACTCTGCCGGCGTCACTGGCGCGAACGCCGGCTCGCGGGCGCATAG
- the tsaB gene encoding tRNA (adenosine(37)-N6)-threonylcarbamoyltransferase complex dimerization subunit type 1 TsaB, protein MISAREECLERGHSERLFPLIEACLAEAGRACRDIGLIAVSTGPGNFTGARIGVAAARGLALSTGARAIGVDRLEALAEGRDGPVCVALNARGGALHIARFVNGALAGAAETLSPAAGADRAAGAAVIGDGASALIAAGGVGRAGGEGEEAALATIAGVALRKARAGDAPRPAPRYLRPVNAAPARDGPPAILP, encoded by the coding sequence GTGATCTCCGCGCGCGAGGAGTGTCTTGAACGCGGCCATTCCGAGCGGCTCTTCCCTCTCATCGAAGCCTGCCTGGCCGAGGCCGGTCGCGCCTGTCGCGATATCGGGCTGATCGCGGTCTCCACCGGCCCCGGTAATTTTACAGGCGCGCGCATCGGCGTCGCCGCGGCGCGCGGCCTCGCGCTCTCGACCGGGGCGCGGGCGATCGGCGTCGACCGACTCGAGGCGCTCGCCGAAGGGCGCGACGGCCCGGTCTGCGTCGCGCTGAACGCGCGCGGCGGCGCGCTCCACATCGCCCGTTTCGTGAATGGCGCGCTGGCCGGCGCGGCGGAGACGCTTTCCCCCGCCGCCGGCGCGGACCGCGCCGCCGGCGCGGCGGTGATCGGCGATGGCGCGTCGGCGCTCATCGCCGCGGGCGGCGTGGGCCGCGCCGGCGGCGAAGGCGAGGAAGCCGCCCTCGCCACCATCGCGGGCGTCGCCCTTCGCAAGGCCCGGGCCGGCGACGCCCCGCGCCCCGCGCCCCGGTATTTGCGCCCGGTGAACGCCGCGCCTGCGCGCGATGGACCTCCCGCCATCCTGCCGTGA
- a CDS encoding DUF4159 domain-containing protein codes for MLNLGALAFLNPWLLVALAALPALWLLLRATPPSPGRLAFPGVRLLLGLEDPEKTPHRTPWWLLLLRMVIASAVILAFADPVLNPRERLAGTGPVVMALDGGWASAPDWEARREAALAELDRAERAGRPVSVHILAAPPPAEFRLDPRSAAEWRGLLEGLSPAPWGPLRAEYAEKFAGIAPPGGIETIHITDGLEHGDKGALDDALADLGALRVIRPARTARAISAPRLEDGRMLVSALRAEIETAEVVLIGVFGHAPGETGADSGERRLASIETLMDEGEMARAVEIDLPLELRNQITRVAMIGEDSAGATALTDESVRRRRVGLAAGGSDEGGLRLISSLHYLRTALESSAELVEGEIETLIGANPDAIFLADIGRLTEPERAALEAWVQAGGLLVRFAGPRLARGADLAAGAALGEGDDPLLPVRLRAGGRSVGGAMAWGAPQRIREFTRESPFFGLKAPREVTVSRQILARLGPDLAERTWATLEDGTPLVTAAPLGAGRVALFHVTANAEWSSLPLSGLFVDMLRRLIAISGGGGAGEAPEPDAPMRQVAALDGFGRIAASPGDLAPAPAARLAEPPGPDAPPGLYAGETARLAYNLFPEPTPPTLASAPPGSAVVETLGGRTERPLAQWLLTLALFLFAADLMIALWLSGHRLRLNRGVGAAALLLALLATPYAEAQSADPERALIAANNTVLAWVVTGDPELDRMSEAGLRGLSRVLAARTAVEPVEPMGVDLEHDELAFFPVIYWPIGEGQPTPSAEASARLNHYMREGGMIVFDTRDAHRSREGSAAGPNARALRRLVGALDLPPLTPIPEGHVLTRTFYLLDRFPGRWTGGAVWLEAPRAAPEVDGESAGQLISDPNDGVSPVIIGAADWAAAWAVSDAGDFLAPVGRDNGFRQREMAFRFGVNLVMYALTGNYKSDQVHVPALLERLGN; via the coding sequence ATGCTGAATCTCGGCGCGCTGGCGTTTCTCAACCCCTGGCTTCTTGTGGCGCTCGCGGCGCTGCCGGCGCTCTGGCTTCTGCTCAGAGCGACGCCGCCGTCGCCGGGGCGGCTCGCCTTTCCGGGCGTGCGGCTGCTTCTCGGTCTCGAAGATCCGGAGAAGACGCCGCACCGGACGCCGTGGTGGCTTCTCCTTCTCAGGATGGTCATCGCCTCCGCAGTGATCCTCGCCTTCGCCGATCCGGTGCTCAATCCGCGCGAACGCCTGGCCGGAACGGGGCCGGTGGTCATGGCGCTCGACGGCGGCTGGGCCAGCGCTCCGGACTGGGAGGCGCGGCGCGAAGCGGCGCTGGCCGAGCTGGACCGCGCCGAACGGGCCGGCCGGCCGGTCTCCGTCCATATCCTCGCCGCGCCGCCGCCGGCCGAGTTCCGCCTCGATCCGCGTTCCGCCGCCGAATGGCGCGGACTTCTGGAGGGGCTCTCGCCGGCTCCCTGGGGGCCCCTCCGCGCGGAATACGCCGAAAAATTCGCCGGGATCGCGCCGCCGGGCGGGATCGAGACCATCCATATCACCGACGGGCTGGAGCATGGCGATAAGGGCGCGCTGGATGACGCGTTGGCCGATCTTGGCGCGCTCCGGGTCATCCGCCCGGCGCGCACGGCGCGCGCGATCTCGGCGCCGCGGCTGGAGGATGGCCGAATGCTGGTGAGCGCGCTTCGCGCCGAGATCGAGACGGCGGAAGTGGTGCTCATCGGCGTTTTCGGCCACGCGCCGGGCGAGACCGGCGCGGATTCCGGCGAGCGCCGCCTCGCCTCGATTGAAACGCTGATGGATGAAGGCGAGATGGCGCGCGCCGTCGAGATCGACCTGCCGCTGGAGCTTCGGAACCAGATCACCCGCGTCGCGATGATCGGAGAGGATAGCGCCGGCGCCACGGCGCTGACCGACGAGAGCGTGCGCCGGCGGCGCGTCGGCCTCGCCGCTGGCGGCTCCGACGAAGGCGGCTTGCGGTTGATTTCGTCGCTGCATTACCTCCGCACCGCGCTGGAAAGCAGCGCCGAGTTGGTGGAGGGCGAGATCGAAACGCTAATCGGGGCGAATCCGGACGCGATCTTTCTCGCCGATATCGGTCGGCTGACGGAGCCCGAGCGCGCCGCACTCGAAGCGTGGGTGCAGGCGGGCGGGCTTCTGGTCCGCTTCGCCGGTCCGCGGCTGGCGCGGGGCGCCGATCTCGCCGCCGGCGCCGCCTTGGGCGAGGGTGACGATCCGCTTCTTCCGGTGCGCCTGCGCGCCGGCGGCCGCTCGGTCGGCGGGGCGATGGCCTGGGGCGCGCCGCAGCGAATCCGTGAGTTTACCCGGGAGAGTCCGTTTTTCGGCCTGAAGGCGCCGCGCGAAGTCACTGTCTCACGGCAGATCCTCGCCCGGCTCGGCCCGGATCTGGCGGAGCGGACCTGGGCGACGCTGGAGGACGGCACGCCGCTGGTGACCGCCGCGCCGCTCGGCGCGGGCCGGGTCGCGCTCTTTCATGTCACCGCGAACGCGGAATGGTCGTCGCTGCCGCTTTCCGGACTTTTCGTCGACATGTTGCGGCGGCTGATCGCGATCTCGGGTGGCGGCGGGGCCGGCGAGGCGCCGGAGCCGGATGCGCCGATGCGCCAGGTCGCGGCTCTCGACGGGTTCGGGCGCATCGCGGCGTCGCCGGGCGATCTCGCGCCGGCGCCGGCGGCGCGGCTTGCGGAGCCGCCCGGGCCGGACGCGCCGCCGGGGCTATACGCCGGCGAGACGGCGCGCCTCGCCTACAATTTGTTCCCCGAGCCGACGCCGCCGACTCTCGCCTCCGCGCCACCGGGCTCGGCGGTGGTGGAGACGCTCGGCGGCAGAACGGAACGCCCGCTGGCGCAGTGGCTTCTCACGCTCGCGTTGTTTCTCTTTGCGGCCGATCTGATGATCGCGCTCTGGCTTTCGGGACATCGATTGCGCCTCAACCGTGGTGTCGGCGCGGCGGCGCTGCTGCTCGCGCTGCTCGCGACGCCCTACGCTGAAGCTCAATCGGCCGATCCCGAACGCGCGTTGATCGCCGCGAACAACACCGTGCTGGCCTGGGTTGTCACCGGCGATCCGGAACTGGACCGGATGTCGGAGGCCGGGCTTCGCGGCCTCAGCCGGGTGCTGGCGGCGCGCACAGCCGTCGAGCCGGTCGAGCCGATGGGCGTCGATCTGGAGCATGACGAGCTGGCGTTCTTCCCGGTCATCTACTGGCCCATCGGTGAGGGACAGCCGACGCCGTCGGCCGAGGCGTCGGCGCGGCTCAACCACTACATGCGCGAGGGCGGGATGATCGTCTTCGACACGCGCGACGCGCATCGCTCGCGCGAGGGCTCCGCCGCCGGGCCGAACGCGCGCGCGCTCCGTCGGCTTGTCGGCGCGCTCGACCTGCCTCCGCTGACGCCGATCCCGGAGGGCCATGTCCTGACGCGGACATTCTATCTTCTCGACCGCTTTCCCGGCCGCTGGACCGGGGGCGCCGTCTGGCTCGAGGCGCCGCGCGCCGCGCCGGAAGTCGATGGCGAAAGCGCGGGTCAACTGATTTCCGATCCGAATGACGGGGTCTCGCCGGTCATCATCGGCGCCGCCGACTGGGCGGCGGCCTGGGCGGTAAGCGATGCCGGGGATTTTCTCGCGCCCGTCGGGCGCGACAACGGCTTTCGACAGCGTGAAATGGCCTTCCGCTTCGGTGTGAATCTGGTGATGTACGCGCTGACCGGCAACTACAAGTCGGACCAGGTGCATGTGCCGGCGCTTTTGGAAAGGCTGGGGAATTGA
- a CDS encoding DUF1285 domain-containing protein, whose protein sequence is MNRDDATPAPDDLARTLSKAAKRGEKGPPPVHLWNPPFCGDLDIRIARNGQWFYLGSPIGRLPLVKLFASVIRKDGDKYFLVTPVEKIGITVEDAPFVAVDFTVAGAGADQTLTFHTNVGDDAEAGPDHPIRVARAETTGEPSPYVLIRRNLEALIDRKSYYRLVEAGTVETVDGARMFGVWSGGAFFPFCPASELGL, encoded by the coding sequence ATGAACAGAGACGACGCCACACCCGCTCCTGACGATCTCGCCCGCACGCTCTCGAAAGCGGCGAAGCGCGGCGAGAAGGGTCCGCCGCCGGTGCATCTCTGGAATCCGCCGTTCTGCGGAGATCTCGACATCAGGATCGCGCGGAACGGACAATGGTTCTATCTCGGCTCGCCGATCGGGCGGCTGCCCTTGGTGAAGCTGTTCGCCTCCGTCATCAGGAAGGACGGCGACAAATATTTCCTCGTCACGCCGGTGGAGAAGATCGGCATCACTGTCGAGGACGCGCCCTTCGTCGCCGTCGATTTCACCGTCGCGGGCGCGGGCGCCGATCAAACCCTCACCTTCCACACCAATGTCGGAGACGACGCCGAAGCCGGCCCCGACCACCCGATCCGTGTCGCGCGCGCCGAGACGACCGGCGAGCCCTCGCCCTATGTCCTGATCCGCCGCAATCTGGAGGCGCTGATCGACCGGAAAAGCTATTACCGGCTGGTGGAGGCCGGAACCGTGGAGACGGTCGATGGCGCGCGCATGTTCGGCGTCTGGTCCGGCGGCGCGTTCTTCCCCTTCTGTCCGGCGTCCGAGCTCGGGCTCTGA
- a CDS encoding GNAT family N-acetyltransferase, which translates to MSDFAIETDVAPTPDRLQRLAKVHETAFGPLERGWSATEIGNLAKAGLLVSAKDDSGFALLSLAADEVELLTLAVAPERRRAGLGATILDAALIAAAASGGAAIHLEVAADNAPALALYRNAGFTQTGRRPRYYLRGASRIDALVLSRNL; encoded by the coding sequence GTGAGCGATTTCGCCATCGAAACCGACGTCGCGCCGACGCCGGATCGCCTCCAGCGTCTCGCCAAGGTCCACGAAACCGCCTTTGGGCCGCTGGAGCGCGGCTGGAGCGCCACCGAGATCGGCAATCTCGCGAAAGCCGGTCTTCTGGTATCGGCGAAGGATGATTCCGGTTTCGCGCTCCTCTCCCTCGCCGCCGACGAGGTTGAACTTCTCACCCTCGCCGTCGCGCCGGAACGCCGCCGCGCCGGCCTCGGGGCCACCATTCTCGACGCTGCGCTTATCGCCGCCGCCGCATCAGGCGGCGCGGCGATTCATCTCGAGGTCGCCGCCGACAACGCGCCCGCCCTCGCGCTTTACCGGAACGCCGGTTTCACCCAGACCGGCCGCCGCCCGCGCTACTATCTGCGTGGCGCTTCGAGGATCGACGCCCTCGTCCTTTCGCGAAACCTCTGA
- a CDS encoding AAA family ATPase: MSDATDILQEIEAVGEKLRLAQGEIAKRVIGQPEVVDLTLNALLSGGHALLVGAPGLAKTRLVETLGVVMGLDAKRIQFTPDLMPADILGAEVLEQAASGERSFRFIEGPIFCQLLMADEINRASPRTQSALLQAMQEKFVTIAGRRMDLAPPFHVLATQNPIEQEGTYPLPEAQLDRFLLQVDIAYPTVAAERDILIATTTGDEAEAAPVFTGPELIAAQRLVRRMPVGESVLEAILNLVRAARPGEPEALDFIERTVNWGPGPRAAQALMLATRARALMDGRLAPDIDDVIALARPALTHRMALTFAARAEGDSVERVIGALAARTLGEGAEAAA; this comes from the coding sequence ATGAGCGACGCGACCGACATCCTCCAGGAGATTGAAGCTGTCGGCGAGAAACTTCGCCTCGCCCAGGGCGAGATCGCGAAACGGGTGATTGGCCAGCCGGAAGTGGTCGATCTGACACTGAACGCGCTGCTTTCGGGGGGACATGCTCTCCTCGTCGGCGCGCCCGGCCTCGCCAAGACACGGCTGGTGGAGACGCTGGGCGTGGTCATGGGGCTCGACGCGAAGCGGATTCAGTTCACCCCCGACCTTATGCCCGCGGATATTCTCGGCGCCGAGGTGCTGGAGCAGGCGGCGAGCGGCGAGCGCAGCTTCCGCTTTATCGAGGGGCCGATCTTCTGCCAGCTCCTCATGGCGGACGAGATAAACCGCGCCAGTCCCCGGACGCAATCGGCGCTCCTGCAGGCGATGCAGGAGAAATTCGTCACCATCGCCGGAAGGCGGATGGACCTCGCGCCGCCATTCCATGTCCTGGCGACGCAGAACCCGATCGAGCAGGAAGGGACCTATCCGCTGCCGGAGGCGCAACTCGACCGGTTCCTACTGCAGGTCGACATTGCCTATCCGACCGTTGCCGCGGAGCGCGACATCCTGATCGCGACGACGACGGGCGACGAGGCGGAGGCGGCGCCGGTCTTTACCGGGCCGGAACTGATTGCGGCGCAGCGGCTGGTCAGGCGCATGCCGGTCGGCGAAAGCGTTCTGGAGGCGATCCTGAATCTTGTGCGCGCCGCCCGGCCCGGAGAGCCGGAGGCGCTGGATTTCATCGAACGCACGGTGAACTGGGGCCCTGGCCCGCGCGCCGCGCAGGCGCTCATGCTGGCGACGCGCGCGCGGGCGCTTATGGACGGGAGGCTCGCGCCCGATATCGACGACGTGATCGCGCTCGCCCGTCCGGCGCTTACGCACCGTATGGCGCTGACATTCGCGGCGCGCGCCGAGGGCGACAGCGTCGAGCGGGTGATCGGAGCGCTCGCCGCTCGCACGCTCGGAGAGGGCGCGGAGGCGGCGGCCTGA
- a CDS encoding NifU family protein: MFIQTESTPNPATLKFLPGQTVLATGSADFPNEESAGVSPLARRLFAVEGVEGVFLGPDFITITKDDQDWAHLKPAILGVIMEHFTSGQPVMETDARADHAAHDGPDAAIVVQIKELLDTRVRPAVAQDGGDITFHGFDEGVVYLHMRGACAGCPSSTMTLKMGIENLLKHYLPEVTEVRPVGL; encoded by the coding sequence ATGTTCATCCAGACCGAGTCGACCCCGAACCCGGCGACGCTGAAATTCCTGCCCGGCCAGACCGTGCTCGCCACCGGATCGGCGGATTTTCCGAATGAGGAGAGCGCGGGCGTATCACCGCTGGCGCGCCGGCTTTTTGCCGTCGAAGGCGTCGAAGGCGTCTTTCTCGGCCCCGATTTCATCACGATCACCAAGGACGATCAGGACTGGGCGCATCTGAAGCCGGCGATCCTCGGCGTGATAATGGAGCATTTCACCTCCGGGCAGCCGGTCATGGAGACCGACGCCCGCGCCGATCACGCCGCACATGACGGGCCGGACGCCGCCATCGTCGTACAGATCAAGGAACTGCTCGATACGCGCGTGCGCCCCGCTGTCGCCCAGGATGGCGGCGACATAACCTTTCACGGCTTCGATGAGGGCGTCGTCTACCTCCACATGCGCGGCGCCTGCGCCGGGTGCCCGTCATCTACGATGACGCTGAAGATGGGCATTGAGAACCTGCTGAAGCATTATCTGCCCGAAGTGACCGAGGTGCGCCCTGTCGGGCTCTGA
- a CDS encoding NUDIX hydrolase, translating to MRRTRARRSDYDLDPEFKIGVNRSRPLRPAAILCGLVERRRGLSVILTKRPETMREHAGQIAFPGGKIDPEDRDPVAAALREAEEEIGLASGAVEVIGPIDPYETGTGFRIEPIVGMVDPGFVPRLEPLEVEEAFEAPLDFLMDPVNLQLLSGTWGGRKRRYYAIPWNGRHIWGATAGMLKSLADRLAADENPGEEE from the coding sequence GTGCGCCGCACGCGCGCGCGGCGTTCGGATTACGATCTCGATCCGGAGTTCAAGATCGGCGTCAACCGGAGCCGCCCGCTTCGCCCGGCCGCCATCCTCTGCGGGCTTGTGGAGCGACGACGCGGGCTTTCGGTGATTCTCACAAAGCGGCCCGAAACGATGCGAGAGCACGCCGGGCAGATCGCCTTTCCCGGCGGCAAGATTGATCCCGAAGACAGGGACCCCGTCGCCGCCGCCCTCCGCGAAGCTGAGGAGGAGATCGGCCTCGCCTCCGGCGCGGTCGAAGTGATCGGCCCGATCGACCCTTACGAGACCGGCACCGGCTTCCGGATCGAGCCGATCGTGGGGATGGTCGATCCGGGCTTCGTGCCCCGCCTGGAGCCGCTGGAGGTCGAGGAAGCCTTCGAGGCCCCGTTGGATTTTCTGATGGACCCCGTCAACCTCCAGCTGCTGAGCGGCACATGGGGCGGGCGCAAACGGCGATATTACGCGATTCCCTGGAACGGCCGACATATCTGGGGCGCGACGGCGGGAATGCTGAAGAGCCTCGCCGACCGTCTCGCCGCGGACGAGAACCCGGGCGAGGAGGAGTGA
- the msrB gene encoding peptide-methionine (R)-S-oxide reductase MsrB: MTKIVKSDAEWRAALSPEVYEVARGHGTERPGSHPGFPKGPGKFLCACCGAPLFDAATKYESGSGWPSFYAPLDEGAVEEKQDDSLFMRRTEVLCARCDAHLGHVFPDGPPPTGLRYCMNGVAMKFAAEKA; the protein is encoded by the coding sequence ATGACGAAAATCGTGAAGTCGGACGCCGAATGGCGGGCGGCGCTCAGCCCCGAAGTCTATGAGGTGGCGCGTGGCCACGGCACCGAGCGCCCAGGAAGCCATCCGGGCTTTCCCAAGGGACCGGGTAAATTTCTCTGCGCCTGTTGCGGCGCGCCGCTATTCGACGCCGCCACGAAATATGAAAGCGGCAGCGGCTGGCCGAGTTTCTATGCGCCGCTCGACGAGGGCGCTGTCGAGGAAAAGCAGGATGACAGCCTGTTCATGCGCCGGACGGAAGTGCTTTGCGCGCGCTGCGACGCGCATCTCGGCCATGTCTTTCCCGATGGGCCGCCGCCGACCGGCCTCCGCTATTGCATGAACGGCGTCGCGATGAAGTTCGCCGCGGAAAAGGCGTAG
- a CDS encoding MOSC domain-containing protein, whose translation MNPPYILSDLINRHATVGRIDWIGLRPARLETPLAVEAAHIEMTGLLGDHRARPGKRAVTLIQAEHLPVIAALAGLDAVAPETLRRNLVVSRINIAALRRAKLRIGGALLRMTGPCAPCSRMERALGFGGFNAMRGHGGWTAEVIEPGEIRLGDAVAPEA comes from the coding sequence ATGAACCCGCCCTACATCCTCTCCGACCTTATCAACCGCCATGCAACCGTCGGCCGGATAGACTGGATCGGCCTTCGCCCGGCCCGGCTGGAGACGCCGCTAGCGGTCGAGGCGGCGCACATCGAGATGACGGGGCTCTTGGGCGACCATCGCGCCCGTCCCGGCAAGCGCGCCGTGACGCTGATCCAGGCTGAGCACCTGCCGGTCATCGCCGCACTGGCGGGGCTCGACGCCGTCGCGCCGGAGACGCTGCGGCGCAACCTGGTTGTCTCCCGGATCAACATCGCGGCGCTTCGCCGTGCGAAGCTGCGCATCGGCGGCGCGCTCCTGCGAATGACCGGCCCCTGCGCGCCGTGCAGCCGTATGGAGCGGGCGCTCGGCTTCGGCGGCTTCAACGCCATGCGCGGTCATGGCGGCTGGACCGCAGAGGTGATCGAGCCCGGCGAGATCCGCCTCGGCGACGCGGTGGCGCCGGAAGCGTGA
- a CDS encoding DUF58 domain-containing protein, giving the protein MAPAPRPRHASAQPPPVERVGAGWLRRDAERIAGALPPLLAEAERLAASVTAGVHGRRRAGPGETFWQFRAAQPGDPHQAVDWRRSARSEQMFVREMEWEAAQTVSIWSDDALAMDFRSDRATRTKAERAALLAMALGVLLIRGGERVGLLGGDAARPASGETQLMRMGAVLTGARAERPDFGVPPRAEYARGGRAVFLSDFMGPREEIFPSLVRAAEAGVSGAYVQIVDRAEETFPFDGRLIFESMGRDVKFETDRARGLQAAYRERLAERRRDLERMARRCGWRCLIHRTDESPRKALLWLYATLAGGRR; this is encoded by the coding sequence ATGGCGCCCGCGCCCCGTCCGCGCCACGCGTCCGCTCAGCCGCCGCCGGTGGAACGGGTCGGCGCGGGTTGGCTGCGCAGGGACGCGGAGCGGATCGCGGGCGCCTTGCCGCCGCTTCTGGCCGAGGCGGAGCGGCTGGCCGCCTCTGTCACAGCCGGTGTGCATGGGCGCCGCCGGGCCGGACCGGGCGAGACCTTCTGGCAGTTCCGCGCCGCGCAACCGGGCGACCCGCATCAGGCTGTGGACTGGCGTCGTTCGGCGCGCTCCGAGCAGATGTTCGTCCGCGAAATGGAATGGGAGGCTGCGCAGACCGTCTCGATCTGGTCCGACGACGCGCTGGCGATGGATTTCCGATCCGACCGGGCGACGCGCACCAAGGCGGAGCGCGCGGCGCTGCTGGCGATGGCGCTCGGTGTTCTCCTGATCCGGGGCGGCGAGCGGGTCGGGCTTCTCGGCGGCGACGCCGCGCGACCGGCGAGCGGCGAGACGCAGTTGATGCGGATGGGCGCGGTCCTGACCGGGGCGCGCGCGGAACGCCCGGATTTCGGCGTTCCGCCCCGCGCCGAATACGCGCGCGGCGGACGGGCCGTGTTCCTCTCCGATTTCATGGGGCCGCGCGAAGAGATATTCCCCAGCCTCGTTCGGGCGGCCGAGGCCGGGGTTTCCGGCGCCTATGTGCAGATCGTCGACCGGGCGGAGGAGACATTTCCTTTCGATGGGCGCCTGATCTTCGAATCGATGGGCCGCGACGTGAAGTTCGAGACCGACCGCGCGCGCGGCCTGCAGGCGGCCTATCGCGAGCGGCTGGCCGAGCGGCGACGCGATCTTGAACGTATGGCGCGGCGCTGCGGCTGGCGCTGCCTGATCCACCGCACCGACGAGAGTCCGCGCAAGGCGCTTCTCTGGCTTTACGCGACGCTCGCCGGGGGGCGGCGCTGA
- a CDS encoding universal stress protein translates to MRKFMIVVDETPECANALRFAARRAAKTGGGVVMLYVIRPEEFQHWIGVAEVMRAEAREAAEERLSQLAEEVKALSGVLPEFVIREGDARDEVLAQIKEDSEIGVLVLGAGASGDGPGPLVSALVGRMAGGLTVPVTVVPGGMSLDRIDAVC, encoded by the coding sequence TTGCGGAAATTCATGATTGTCGTGGACGAGACGCCGGAATGCGCCAACGCGCTCCGATTCGCCGCGCGGCGCGCGGCGAAGACAGGCGGCGGGGTGGTGATGCTCTACGTGATCCGGCCAGAGGAGTTCCAGCACTGGATCGGCGTGGCGGAGGTGATGCGCGCAGAAGCCCGCGAAGCCGCCGAGGAACGCCTCAGCCAGCTCGCCGAAGAGGTTAAGGCTCTCTCCGGCGTTCTCCCCGAGTTCGTGATCCGTGAAGGTGACGCGCGGGACGAGGTGCTCGCCCAGATCAAGGAGGATTCGGAGATCGGCGTCCTCGTCCTCGGCGCCGGCGCCAGCGGCGATGGGCCGGGGCCGCTGGTATCGGCGCTGGTCGGGCGGATGGCGGGCGGGCTGACGGTGCCGGTCACCGTCGTTCCGGGCGGCATGTCGCTCGACAGGATCGACGCGGTCTGCTGA